The genomic window AGCCTCGATGTGCTCGGGCAGTTCCTCCGCGCGAACGTGAGTTATCGTGCTGAGCTGAGAGACCAACGCACGCTCCTTGGCTCCTTCCGCATATGCTCCGCGGCCCACGAGGGCTTCCACGCGGCGCACACCAGAGCCGATCGAGGACTCGCCGACGATCGAGACAAGACCGATCTCGCCGGTGTCGGCGACGTGCGTGCCAGCGCATAGCTCACGCGACCAGTCCCCTCCGATAGAAACGACGCGCACGTCCTTGCCATACTTTTCCCCGAAGAGGGCAGTTGCGCCGAGCGCCTTTGCCTCATCGAGGGACATAATCTGATCAGTGACTGCCAGATTCTCTTGCAGTTTGCGGTTCACCTCGGCCTCGATCGCGCTGAGATCGGAGGCAGAGACCTGCGCACTGTGCCGGAAGTCGAATCTCATACGCGAAGGTGCATTCTCGGAACCCGCCTGTGTCGCCTCACGTCCGAGCACCTCGCGCAGCACCTCATGAATCATGTGAGTTGACGTATGGGCGCGGGCGATCTGCTCGCGCCGATCCACGTCGATCTGGGAGAAGATGGCGTCGTCAATCGCCACAGAGCCTTCAGTCAAGCTCACGCGGTGGACAAAGAGCCCCTTGATCGGCATTTGCACGTCGTTGACCTCGAGCAAGCCACCACCGGCGACGGAAATTGTGCCGTGATCGGCGAGCTGCCCGCCTTGTTCAGCCCAGAAGGGGGTCTGATCGAGGACGACGTCGATCTCGGCAGGCGCTTCAGCAAAGGGCACCGGGACGCCATCCTTGAGGATAGCGACCACCTTGCCGTCGGCCGAGTAATCGGTGTACCCCAGGAAGTGCGTCCCACCGCCGGAAGCCTCTTCAATCTTGTGGTAAACAGAGGCGTCCACATGGCCGGTCTTCTTCGCCAGCGCGTCGGCGCGTGCGCGATCCTTCTGCTCTTGCATGAGAGCACGGAAACCTTCTTCGTTAACTTCGACACCGGCCTCATGGGCCATCTCGAGCGTCAAGTCGATCGGGAATCCATAGGTATCGTGCAGGGTGAAGGCAGTTTCACCGGGAAGAACCGTGGACTCAGCCCTGGACTTTTCCACCGCCGCGTTGAAGATCTGGGTCCCCGATTCGAGCGTGCGGCGGAAGGCATCTTCCTCGCCGTAGGCGATCTGGCAGATGCGTTCAAAATTAGTCTCCAGCTCCGGGTAGGACTCCTTCATCACATTCATAGAGGCCGGAAGGAGCGTGGGAAGCGCCTTCTCCTTGTATCCGAGCAGACGCACCGAACGCACAGCGCGACGGATGAGACGACGAAGCACGTACCCGCGGCCGTCGTTGCCGGGGCGGACGCCGTCGCCGATCAGCATGAGGGCGGACCGCACGTGGTCGGCGACGATGCGCATGCGCACGTCGTCTTCCTCGTTATCGCCATACTTCTTGCCTGTCAGTTCCTCGGTGGCGGCGATGACCGGGTAGACCTCATCGATCTCGTACATGTTCTTCTTACCCTGGAGAAGGTAGGCAATGCGCTCGAGACCTGCGCCGGTATCGATGGCGGTTTGGTCGAGCTTGCCAAGCAGCGGGAAGTCCTTACCTTCGCCTTCGCCACGCATAAATTCGTCAAAGACGATGTTCCACACCTCAAGGTAGCGGTCTCCGCCCGGATCGACAGTCCCCCCTTCGGCCTCAGGGCCGAAGTCTGGGCCACGGTCGTAGTGGATCTCCGCACAGCCTCCGGCTGGGCCGGGCTGGCCGGTTGACCAGAAGATCTCTTCGCGCTTGAGCCTGACGACATGCTTGGGATCAAGGCCTACCACGTCGACCAGGTGATCGTAGGAGACCTTGTCCTCCTCCCAGATCGTCACCCAGAAACGATCCTTCTCCAGGCCGTAACCGCCGTCCTCAATCGGCGCGGTCAGCAACCCAAAAGCGAGGTCAATTGCGCCTTCCTTGAAGTAATCACCGAACGAGAAATTGCCACACATTTGGAAGAAAGTACCGTGGCGCGTGGTGCGGCCCACGTTGTCGATGTCGTTGGTGCGAATACACTTCTGGACCGATGCTGCGCGCGGGAAAGGTGCTTCTTCCGTTCCGACGATGTAGGGAATGAATGGAACCATCCCCGCGATCGTGAAAAGAATAGAGGGATCCGGGGATACCAGCGGAACCGAGTCCACGATTTCGTGATCATGCTTGCGGAAATATTCGAGCCAGCGGCGACGAATCTCAGAAGTACGCATTGAACTCCCTTAATCTAGAGGCGCATTAGCACCCCATTTTAGGTGTGGTTGAGGTATTTAATAAACTAATTCTTTTTGGAGCTGAAGGTTTCACGAACCTTCTCAGCACCCCTTCGGGCAGCGAGGAAGGGAGCACCGACCGTCGAGGTTACGAGGGTGGTCATCGCAGAGATGTCCTCGCTAGCTCGCGCAGCCGCCTCGGTGATCGCATCCAGCTTCTTGACCTGTAGATTCGCCTCAGCAACCGTTTGTGCCGCTTCGTCGATAGCGGGAAGAGTATGCTCCGTGAGCTCACGCAAGGATTCAGTGAGCCGGTCGAGGACATCGGAGACCTTCCGCAGCGGCTTAATCGAGAAATACACAAGCACGAGAAATCCGAGCGCCGCTAGTAGCGCTGCGATCTGCCCAAGAGAAATGTCTGCCATGGAGATAGCCTATCGGGATATGACAACGCGCCACGGGGTTTCCGCGGCGCGTTGTACCAAGTCTGAGTTATCGTGAGTAGTGCTCGACAACGAGCTGGACATCACAGGTGACCGGGACTTCAGCGCGCTTCGGACGACGCACGAGCTCGGCGCGAAGCTTGGTGAGCTCGACGTTGAGGTACTCGGGGACGGCCGGAAGAACGTCGGCATGCTGGCCCTGAGCTGCCACCATGAACTGGGCAGAGGCCTGCGAACGCGGCTTGATCTGGAGAACCTGGCCGGGCTTGACGCGGAAAGACGGACGGTCTACAAGCTTGCCGTCGACGAGGACGTGACGGTGAACGACAACCTGGCGAGCCTGGGCGATCGTGCGGGCAAAACCGGCGCGAAGAACGAGGGCGTCAAGACGCATCTCAAGCAGCTCGACGAGGTTCTCACCCGCCATGCCTTCCATCCTGCGGGCCTCGTCCCAGATCTTGCGCAGCTGAGCCTCACGAATGCCGTACTGGGCGCGCAGACGCTGCTTCTCCTTCAGACGAATCGAGTAGTCGGATTCCTTGACGCGACCGCGGCCGTGCTCACCGGGACGGTACGGACGGCGCTGCATGAGACGCTCTGCCTTGGGGGTCAAAGCGATACCGAGGGCGCGCGACTGACGCACCAACTTACGGGAACGGTTAGTAGCCATGTGAAAATCTCCTGTCGACTCATGGCGTGCGTTGTGCACGGGACCAACAACAAACGGCTAAGGTCCCAGGTATTACTCCGCAAGGGAGTGTCACTTCGGCGAAGCAACTTTGAAAGGATAGCATTACTTCCCGCGCAAAATCGCCTTTAATCGCGCCATCCGGGACGTGATGTTGGCCTCGTAGCCACGGTCAAGGGGCTCATAATAAACCGTGTCACGTAGCTCGTCGGGCAAGTATTGCTGGTGGACGACGCCGGCCGGGTCGTCGTGCGGATAGATGTAGGGGGCGTTCTTACCCGTCGATTCGGCCGCGATGCGGGAGGCCTTGACTGATTGATCGCGCAGATGAACGGGAACCGAGCCGATCTTTCCGGCACGCACGTCAGCAATCGCCTTATTGATGGCGAGGTAGGCTCGGTTTGATTTCGGCGCGGTGGCAAGATGAACCACCGCCTCGGCTAGGATGATCCGCGCTTCCGGCATCCCAACAAGTGCCACCGATTGCGCAGCGGCGGTCGCCGTCTGCAACGCAGATGGATCCGCCATCCCCACGTCCTCGGCAGCTGAAATCATGAGTCGGCGGGCTACGAAGCGCGGGTCCTCCCCCGCTTCGAGCATGCGGGCCAGGTAGTGCATTGCGGCGTCGACGTCGGATCCACGAATGGATTTGATAAAGGCCGAGATTACGTCGTAGTGCTGGTCGCCGTCCCGGTCGTAGCGTACGGCATAGACGTCAACAGCTGCTTCGACGTCGGCAAGGGTGAGGTGGTCTCCCGTGACCGCAGCTTCGAGGATAGTCAGCGACCTGCGCCCGTCGTTGCCGGCAAGTCGGACGATCTCAGCTACGGCGTCCTCATCGGCCTTAACCTTGCCGCCGTAGCCTCGCTCGTCGGTGAGCGCGCGCCGGAGAAGTCCTGCGATGTCGGCTTCGGACAATGGGTGCAAGGTGAGCAAAAGGGAACGCGAGAGTAGTGGGGAGATGACCGAAAAAGAGGGGTTCTCGGTTGTCGCGGCGATGAGGATGACCCAGCCGTTTTCGACAGCGGGCAGTAGCGCGTCCTGTTGGGTTTTCGAGAAGCGGTGAACTTCGTCGATAAAGAGGACGGTCTCGGCGCCGTCGGTGACGAGGTAGTCGCGAGCCTCGGCGATGACGGCGCGCAGTTCCTTGACCCCGGAAGACACCGCAGAAATCTCCACGAAGCGGCGATTTGCCTGACCGGCTACGAGGTAGGCGAGCGTCGTCTTGCCGATGCCGGGCGGACCCCACAGGAATACCGACGACGGCGCCCCGCCGCGGCTGGGTTCGATCAAACGACGCAAAGGTTGTCCCTTGCCGAGGAGATGGCCCTGACCCACTACCTCGTCGATTGACCGTGGGCGCATCCGCACGGCAAGCGGCGCGGACAAATCCGCGGGCGTGCCGGTCTCGGTCAGTCCTTGAGCGTCGAAGAGATCCATGGCTCAAGCATATCTTGCCGCCTGAGCCCTTTGCCCAGCAGCGAACACCAGGACCCCCACAGTGGTCCGCAACATTGGCATAATGGGAGACAGATGGAAAGGATAGACGAATGTTCGATCGTCTTGGCCACGCCATTGCGCGCAAACCTAGGCTATTTGTCCTCGGATGGGTGCTTATCCTCATCCTGGGATCATTGTCGGCCCTGTGGGGCTTTGGCAGCGGGAATCTCTTCTCACGCATGAAATCGACTCAGTCGATGGTGCCAAATACTGAGTCGGACACCGTCCTGCAAAAGACTATCGAGAAGACTTCACCAGAATCCGCCGTGATCGTGGTAAGCGGCGTCACTCCTTCCCAAGTAACCTCCGAGGTTGCTCACTTGCGCGCCGAGCTTGAAAGGATCGACGGTGTCACCTCCGTCGTCGATCCCGAAAGCGTGGCTGCCAAGTTCGCCAAAGGTGCCCAGGCCGCAATCGACAACGCCATTGCTACGGCTCTGGCAGAAAACGAGGCACAGGTACAAGCCGCCGTTCAAGAGGCCATCTCGCAGGCAGAACCACAAATTCAGCAGGCGGTAAATCTCGCAATTGCGCAGTTTCGCCAGCAACACCCCGGCGTTTCGCCGGACGCGGTCGCCGCCCAGGCTCGCGCTGAAGCTACCGCCCAAGTGGAGACTCGCGCACGCGAAGCCGCGACGGCACAGATCAAGGAACAGGCCCGCTCCGCGGCAACCAAAGAAATTGAAAAACAAGCCAACCCTGCGGATTCGTTACGCTCAAAAGACGGCTTTGTGATAAGCGTCGAGGCGAAAGAAGGCTCCGCCCCCACGGACGCCATTCTCAGCGCTACCGCCTCCTTCGAACACGCTATTCAACAGGTCAATTCGCAGGCGCATGCTGACGTCAGCTCCCGAGCTGTTTTCGAAAACATCATCCTCGATATTGTCAAAAAGGATCTGATGACCGGCGAGGCGATCGGCATGCCAATCGCACTATTTCTCCTCGTAGTCGTGTTTGGCGGCATTATCGCCGCGGGCCTTCCGCTCGTTGGCGCTGTAACGTCAATCGCGATCGGAATGGGCTTGCTTTGGGTAATAACGCACGTGACGAACGTCGACACCTTCGTGCTCAATATCGTCTCAATCATCGGTTTGGCTCTCTCCATCGATTATGGCCTCCTCATCGTCTCCCGCTATCGAGAGGAAGTCGCTAACGAGCTCGCTCGCCGCAACCTTGATGATGCCTCCGCCATCGGGGATGACATATCCGATCTCGTCGCGTCCGCCGTGACAACTACTGTCTCTACCGCTGGACGAACGGTCTCCTTCTCCGCTTTGACCATTGCCTTCGCCATCTCCGGTCTTCTCTTCATGGAAGCACCGATGCTCCGTATGATTGGTCTAGGCGGCATCATCGTCACCATGCTCGCCGTGGCCACGGCCGTCATGATGGTTCCTGCAATGATCACACTTTTGGGGCGGCGCCTCGTGCGCCCCTCGCGGCTCTCGCGCGTGCCCGGCGTGCGTACACTCGTGAAGAAGGTCGGCGATTCAGCCTCCGACGACGGCGTTTTCTCCCGGCTCGCCCGTTGGGTGCACCGCCGCCCGTGGCCGATTCTCCTTGCGGTCACGGCAGTCCTCCTCATCATGGCGGCACCGATCAGGGAT from Trueperella pyogenes includes these protein-coding regions:
- the alaS gene encoding alanine--tRNA ligase → MRTSEIRRRWLEYFRKHDHEIVDSVPLVSPDPSILFTIAGMVPFIPYIVGTEEAPFPRAASVQKCIRTNDIDNVGRTTRHGTFFQMCGNFSFGDYFKEGAIDLAFGLLTAPIEDGGYGLEKDRFWVTIWEEDKVSYDHLVDVVGLDPKHVVRLKREEIFWSTGQPGPAGGCAEIHYDRGPDFGPEAEGGTVDPGGDRYLEVWNIVFDEFMRGEGEGKDFPLLGKLDQTAIDTGAGLERIAYLLQGKKNMYEIDEVYPVIAATEELTGKKYGDNEEDDVRMRIVADHVRSALMLIGDGVRPGNDGRGYVLRRLIRRAVRSVRLLGYKEKALPTLLPASMNVMKESYPELETNFERICQIAYGEEDAFRRTLESGTQIFNAAVEKSRAESTVLPGETAFTLHDTYGFPIDLTLEMAHEAGVEVNEEGFRALMQEQKDRARADALAKKTGHVDASVYHKIEEASGGGTHFLGYTDYSADGKVVAILKDGVPVPFAEAPAEIDVVLDQTPFWAEQGGQLADHGTISVAGGGLLEVNDVQMPIKGLFVHRVSLTEGSVAIDDAIFSQIDVDRREQIARAHTSTHMIHEVLREVLGREATQAGSENAPSRMRFDFRHSAQVSASDLSAIEAEVNRKLQENLAVTDQIMSLDEAKALGATALFGEKYGKDVRVVSIGGDWSRELCAGTHVADTGEIGLVSIVGESSIGSGVRRVEALVGRGAYAEGAKERALVSQLSTITHVRAEELPEHIEALMAKLRKAEKDLEALRTEKLTASLSSLLDQRRDVHGIAVVTHDFGSDADPNQTRQLATQLRERLGSAPAVVALTSVSKGRPSIVIATNEAARERGVKAGKLVSTAAKILGGGGGGKDDMAQGGGQDPSQIQAALAAVIGQIGS
- a CDS encoding DUF948 domain-containing protein produces the protein MADISLGQIAALLAALGFLVLVYFSIKPLRKVSDVLDRLTESLRELTEHTLPAIDEAAQTVAEANLQVKKLDAITEAAARASEDISAMTTLVTSTVGAPFLAARRGAEKVRETFSSKKN
- the rpsD gene encoding 30S ribosomal protein S4, translated to MATNRSRKLVRQSRALGIALTPKAERLMQRRPYRPGEHGRGRVKESDYSIRLKEKQRLRAQYGIREAQLRKIWDEARRMEGMAGENLVELLEMRLDALVLRAGFARTIAQARQVVVHRHVLVDGKLVDRPSFRVKPGQVLQIKPRSQASAQFMVAAQGQHADVLPAVPEYLNVELTKLRAELVRRPKRAEVPVTCDVQLVVEHYSR
- a CDS encoding replication-associated recombination protein A, which translates into the protein MDLFDAQGLTETGTPADLSAPLAVRMRPRSIDEVVGQGHLLGKGQPLRRLIEPSRGGAPSSVFLWGPPGIGKTTLAYLVAGQANRRFVEISAVSSGVKELRAVIAEARDYLVTDGAETVLFIDEVHRFSKTQQDALLPAVENGWVILIAATTENPSFSVISPLLSRSLLLTLHPLSEADIAGLLRRALTDERGYGGKVKADEDAVAEIVRLAGNDGRRSLTILEAAVTGDHLTLADVEAAVDVYAVRYDRDGDQHYDVISAFIKSIRGSDVDAAMHYLARMLEAGEDPRFVARRLMISAAEDVGMADPSALQTATAAAQSVALVGMPEARIILAEAVVHLATAPKSNRAYLAINKAIADVRAGKIGSVPVHLRDQSVKASRIAAESTGKNAPYIYPHDDPAGVVHQQYLPDELRDTVYYEPLDRGYEANITSRMARLKAILRGK
- a CDS encoding MMPL family transporter produces the protein MFDRLGHAIARKPRLFVLGWVLILILGSLSALWGFGSGNLFSRMKSTQSMVPNTESDTVLQKTIEKTSPESAVIVVSGVTPSQVTSEVAHLRAELERIDGVTSVVDPESVAAKFAKGAQAAIDNAIATALAENEAQVQAAVQEAISQAEPQIQQAVNLAIAQFRQQHPGVSPDAVAAQARAEATAQVETRAREAATAQIKEQARSAATKEIEKQANPADSLRSKDGFVISVEAKEGSAPTDAILSATASFEHAIQQVNSQAHADVSSRAVFENIILDIVKKDLMTGEAIGMPIALFLLVVVFGGIIAAGLPLVGAVTSIAIGMGLLWVITHVTNVDTFVLNIVSIIGLALSIDYGLLIVSRYREEVANELARRNLDDASAIGDDISDLVASAVTTTVSTAGRTVSFSALTIAFAISGLLFMEAPMLRMIGLGGIIVTMLAVATAVMMVPAMITLLGRRLVRPSRLSRVPGVRTLVKKVGDSASDDGVFSRLARWVHRRPWPILLAVTAVLLIMAAPIRDLSMRSNFMEYIPEHTSASRAYTAMQSYRSLATPSVTVIAQTNPENAADLVKYIQQIDSVAWVHDPAPFTDDETVVEFYMNVDDQVGPEVTKAVEDLRSFETSYVKSVGGPAALQLDFTNSIKEGAPVAAAVVALAVLILLFLMTGSVIAPIKALLINALSLVAGMGATVFVFENGLFGLPQTVGLETFVVATALAFGLGLAMDYEVFLIARIKEYWDAGYDNDTAVEKGLQRSGRIITSAAAIIVAVFIGFIFGDLLAIKQVGVALALIVIIDATLVRMLLVPATMTILGKWNWWAPRPLKVVYEKFKLVH